One genomic segment of Methanothermobacter wolfeii includes these proteins:
- a CDS encoding phosphocholine cytidylyltransferase family protein, giving the protein MIVIKIIILAAGTGSRLGHGIPKAMVELDNSTTIMDQQLENIKKATGTENIRVVLGYKGSLIEEKHPELEYLYNPRYRETNTSKSLLIGLEDLDEDVIWMNGDVVFDPEILRTLHQKKGNHICVDNKRVGEEEVKYNLTDDGYIKELSKTVQNPLGEAVGINRVSRETLPVLREALNECHDQDYFERGVEIIIERGERFKPLNIGNMFCIEVDFPEDLETARKYYMEHKE; this is encoded by the coding sequence GTGATTGTCATTAAAATCATTATTCTTGCTGCAGGTACCGGAAGCAGACTGGGACACGGAATACCCAAGGCCATGGTGGAACTGGACAACTCCACAACCATAATGGACCAGCAACTCGAAAACATAAAAAAAGCAACCGGAACAGAAAACATAAGGGTCGTCCTGGGATACAAGGGCAGCCTAATAGAAGAAAAACACCCTGAACTCGAATACCTCTACAACCCACGCTACAGAGAAACAAACACATCAAAAAGCCTACTCATAGGCCTCGAAGACCTTGACGAAGACGTCATCTGGATGAACGGCGACGTGGTCTTCGACCCTGAAATACTCAGAACACTCCACCAGAAAAAGGGCAACCACATATGCGTCGACAACAAAAGAGTCGGAGAAGAAGAAGTCAAATACAACCTCACAGATGACGGATACATAAAAGAACTCTCAAAAACCGTCCAGAACCCCCTCGGAGAAGCCGTGGGAATAAACAGAGTCTCCAGGGAAACACTGCCCGTCCTCAGGGAAGCCCTGAATGAGTGCCACGACCAGGACTACTTCGAACGGGGCGTCGAAATAATCATCGAAAGGGGTGAAAGATTCAAACCCCTCAACATAGGAAACATGTTCTGCATCGAAGTAGACTTCCCCGAAGACCTCGAAACAGCAAGAAAATACTACATGGAGCATAAAGAATGA
- a CDS encoding PAS domain-containing protein, with protein sequence MSEDYETLLTVLDNLMDGLIIIDKEMNVLLFNQSAADLFGVGSIHDVSGVNVFDFVHPEDRERAERIALKDMFEEDLQEINEFRAITADGREI encoded by the coding sequence ATGTCTGAAGATTATGAGACTTTGCTGACGGTGCTGGATAATCTTATGGATGGCCTTATCATCATTGATAAAGAAATGAACGTCCTCTTGTTCAATCAATCAGCCGCTGATTTATTCGGGGTCGGTTCAATCCATGATGTTTCAGGGGTCAACGTCTTTGACTTTGTCCATCCAGAGGACAGGGAAAGGGCTGAAAGGATAGCCCTGAAGGACATGTTTGAGGAGGATTTGCAGGAGATTAATGAGTTCCGTGCTATAACAGCGGATGGTAGAGAAATCTAG
- a CDS encoding sensor histidine kinase, which translates to MSQGRFIEFNQATLELLGCTEDELRSRTTGEFYLNPQDREQFLTLLEEKGFVKDYRVDFRRCDGKIVRALMTASALRDSEGNITRIHGITRDITEKLKTEDALRKSESYYKSLFENTLIPVLILEEDGTISMVNKEAERISGYSRDDLEGKLCTDFILEEDRMSVVPEGKISPENILERLEFRIIDGCGNIRNIFGTYGRIPGTEKIVASGIDITEQKRAQKRLKELLDEKETLLREIHHRVKNNLQVVSSLISLQAHGITDEKTIENLREVQNRVNSMARIHKQLYESENLAKINFKNYTEGMVPEILYSYGVMGGDIKTDIKMENIELSIETAVSLALILTEIVSNCVKHAFPEGKGEIKIELLPGEEFYTLSVSDNGVGVPEINLENPETLGLQLINALSRQIEGRIEIKAGHGTTFKIEFPADLKLK; encoded by the coding sequence ATATCACAGGGAAGATTCATTGAGTTCAATCAGGCAACCCTTGAGTTGCTGGGCTGCACTGAGGATGAACTACGCTCCAGGACCACAGGAGAATTCTACTTGAACCCGCAGGACAGGGAACAATTCCTGACCCTCCTTGAAGAGAAGGGTTTCGTTAAGGATTATCGTGTGGACTTCAGGAGATGTGATGGGAAAATAGTAAGGGCCCTAATGACCGCCAGCGCCCTGAGGGATTCTGAAGGAAACATAACCAGAATCCATGGGATCACAAGGGATATCACAGAGAAGCTGAAGACCGAGGATGCTTTGAGGAAGTCAGAATCTTACTATAAATCACTCTTTGAGAACACCTTGATCCCGGTCCTGATCCTTGAGGAAGATGGCACCATATCAATGGTTAATAAAGAAGCTGAGAGGATCAGTGGTTACTCAAGGGATGATCTTGAGGGTAAACTCTGCACAGACTTCATTCTGGAAGAAGACAGGATGTCTGTAGTACCTGAGGGGAAAATTAGCCCTGAAAACATACTTGAAAGACTTGAATTCAGGATCATTGATGGATGCGGTAATATCAGGAATATCTTCGGAACATATGGCAGGATCCCGGGCACAGAAAAAATAGTAGCGTCGGGTATAGACATCACAGAACAGAAGAGGGCGCAGAAGAGATTAAAAGAACTCCTGGATGAGAAGGAGACACTTCTTCGAGAAATCCATCACAGGGTAAAGAATAACCTCCAGGTTGTCTCAAGTCTCATAAGCCTCCAGGCACACGGCATAACTGATGAAAAAACGATAGAAAACCTTAGAGAAGTCCAGAACCGCGTGAATTCAATGGCAAGAATACATAAACAGCTCTATGAATCGGAGAACCTTGCTAAGATCAACTTCAAAAACTATACCGAGGGCATGGTGCCTGAAATCCTTTATAGTTATGGTGTCATGGGGGGAGATATAAAGACAGACATCAAAATGGAGAACATAGAGCTCAGCATTGAAACAGCAGTCTCCCTGGCCCTTATACTTACAGAAATCGTATCAAACTGTGTAAAACACGCATTCCCGGAGGGAAAAGGTGAAATAAAGATAGAACTGCTTCCAGGGGAAGAATTTTACACCCTATCAGTTTCAGACAATGGTGTGGGAGTACCTGAAATTAACCTGGAAAATCCTGAAACCCTTGGCCTTCAGCTAATAAATGCGCTGAGCAGGCAAATTGAAGGCAGAATAGAGATCAAAGCAGGTCATGGAACAACCTTCAAAATTGAATTCCCCGCAGATTTAAAACTCAAATAG
- a CDS encoding glycosyltransferase, whose amino-acid sequence MRILHVTPYFKPSWEAGGPPRMVYDLASWQVAEGHDVTVYTTDGFKRRLDTEKNRPVDVDGIRTYYFRNLSMYLTGNLNMPIPCRLPSVAAREIGGFDIIHIHEHRTFLAAVTSILASRHRVPYIVQPHGSVPTMTRSFIKNIFDFMAGRRIMAGAERVVASSEIESRFYRKVYPFLKDDSIIRVPNPVKLEGVPQGGAFRRKWGLGDERIVLYIGRIHEMKGLDLLVRAYREMDEVKLVIAGPDDHYLEGLRALMDKLGVSGRVIMTGPLYGMDKLGAYRDADVFVLPSRYESFGNVVAEAISCGTPVVVTSKCGVSEWIEPSDGVIVEPSVEGLRKGIYRVLNNRESFRPSAEKFDPDIISRRFQEVYVEVLSSR is encoded by the coding sequence TTGAGAATACTTCATGTTACACCCTATTTCAAGCCATCATGGGAGGCTGGTGGACCCCCAAGGATGGTCTATGACCTTGCATCATGGCAGGTTGCAGAGGGTCATGATGTAACGGTATACACAACCGATGGATTCAAGAGACGCCTGGATACTGAGAAGAACCGACCTGTGGATGTTGATGGTATAAGGACCTACTACTTCAGAAACCTTTCAATGTACCTTACAGGTAACCTTAACATGCCAATCCCCTGCAGGCTGCCATCTGTAGCAGCACGAGAAATAGGCGGCTTTGACATAATCCATATACATGAACACAGGACCTTCCTGGCCGCGGTGACATCCATACTCGCATCAAGGCATCGTGTACCCTACATAGTACAGCCCCATGGTTCGGTACCCACCATGACACGGAGCTTCATCAAGAACATCTTTGATTTCATGGCTGGAAGAAGGATTATGGCAGGTGCCGAGAGGGTGGTGGCCTCCTCAGAGATTGAGTCCAGATTTTACAGGAAGGTTTATCCATTCCTTAAGGATGATTCCATCATAAGAGTACCTAACCCTGTTAAGCTGGAGGGGGTTCCTCAAGGGGGCGCCTTCCGGAGGAAGTGGGGGCTCGGGGATGAAAGAATAGTCCTTTACATTGGAAGGATACATGAAATGAAGGGCTTGGACCTCCTGGTTCGCGCATACAGGGAAATGGATGAAGTGAAGCTTGTGATAGCAGGTCCAGATGACCACTATCTTGAGGGTCTCAGGGCCCTGATGGATAAACTTGGAGTCTCAGGGAGGGTTATCATGACGGGACCGCTGTATGGTATGGATAAACTGGGGGCATACAGGGATGCAGACGTCTTTGTCTTACCATCAAGGTATGAGTCCTTCGGCAATGTTGTGGCCGAGGCAATCTCATGTGGGACACCCGTGGTTGTAACATCAAAATGTGGTGTTTCTGAATGGATCGAGCCTTCCGATGGTGTAATCGTTGAACCCTCGGTTGAAGGGCTGAGGAAAGGTATATACAGAGTGCTTAATAACAGGGAGTCATTCAGACCATCAGCAGAAAAGTTTGACCCCGACATTATATCCCGAAGATTTCAGGAGGTCTATGTTGAGGTTCTCTCCAGCAGGTAA
- a CDS encoding glycosyltransferase family 39 protein — MRMAHLGPADTLYLSPFFPAVLSVLFMLGLTGEPTVFSAAAAFYIAGVTGLYLLLRLRFSEMESLAGSISFASFSIILSWAATGALDVPAASLSIWAVYLALLGRRKDPRFYCLALPVAMAAFLTRYTSGLMLLPLAIIIFTDPEFRSKLGELLAGTGLGILLYLPFAYFFYRNVKTPFPFLKQAAGTATGSATSINPGYSLDPLYYLKHFPEYISALPSQDYLHVINPSIAGPTAVAFIIIGFLLAGMVILLWNNRDLASMTGLREKVLFILLSILMVATFGRVSFVVSEIILLLWALSVARMAGDRENTDMNLAMAVWFLSYLFMHSFHPVKVDRYLITVMPAVAYGISLSIRETAGIIRWKHASDVLSALVALLMLTSAINYLAGMPDSYGIVEAEKEAAAWLMEHDPAYSERIIASDRGPAFTWYLGKYVFTRKMHPDRMELCIEYFRDLNPDYYIYWTDETPLPSGYRVIYSRRGVAVAERMNMTG, encoded by the coding sequence ATGAGGATGGCCCACCTTGGCCCGGCGGACACACTCTATCTTTCACCCTTCTTCCCGGCGGTCCTCTCAGTATTGTTCATGCTGGGACTTACAGGTGAACCCACCGTGTTCTCAGCCGCCGCAGCATTCTATATCGCGGGTGTCACAGGACTCTACCTCCTCCTGCGACTCAGATTCAGTGAAATGGAGAGCCTTGCAGGGAGCATATCCTTCGCATCCTTCAGCATAATCCTTTCATGGGCAGCAACAGGGGCCCTGGATGTCCCCGCAGCATCCCTCTCCATCTGGGCGGTGTACCTAGCACTCCTTGGGAGGAGAAAGGATCCGCGCTTCTACTGCCTGGCGCTCCCTGTTGCAATGGCAGCCTTCCTTACAAGGTACACTTCAGGTCTCATGTTACTTCCACTTGCAATCATAATCTTCACGGACCCTGAATTCAGATCAAAATTAGGGGAGCTCCTTGCCGGCACCGGCCTGGGCATCCTCCTCTACCTCCCCTTCGCATACTTCTTCTACAGGAACGTTAAGACACCATTCCCATTCCTAAAACAGGCTGCAGGAACAGCAACGGGATCAGCAACCTCCATAAACCCCGGCTACAGTCTTGACCCACTCTACTATCTTAAACACTTCCCGGAGTACATATCGGCCCTCCCATCACAGGACTACCTCCATGTGATAAACCCCTCAATTGCGGGGCCCACAGCCGTGGCATTTATAATAATCGGGTTCCTGCTGGCAGGGATGGTCATTTTACTCTGGAATAACAGGGACCTGGCCTCCATGACTGGTTTAAGGGAGAAGGTCCTCTTCATCCTCCTCTCAATTCTCATGGTCGCCACCTTTGGAAGGGTTTCCTTTGTTGTGAGTGAAATCATACTCCTCCTATGGGCCCTTTCAGTAGCCAGGATGGCCGGAGACAGGGAGAACACTGACATGAACCTTGCGATGGCTGTATGGTTCCTCTCCTACCTCTTCATGCACAGCTTCCACCCGGTCAAGGTTGACAGGTACCTCATCACCGTGATGCCTGCCGTTGCCTACGGCATCTCACTCTCCATAAGGGAGACGGCGGGCATCATCAGATGGAAGCATGCATCAGATGTTCTCTCAGCCCTGGTGGCCCTCCTGATGCTAACCTCAGCCATCAACTACCTGGCCGGGATGCCTGACAGTTACGGTATCGTTGAGGCGGAGAAGGAAGCTGCAGCCTGGCTCATGGAACACGACCCGGCCTACAGTGAGAGGATTATAGCCTCTGACAGGGGCCCTGCCTTCACATGGTACCTTGGAAAGTATGTATTCACAAGGAAGATGCATCCGGACAGGATGGAATTATGCATTGAATACTTCAGGGACCTTAACCCGGACTACTACATCTACTGGACCGATGAGACACCACTACCTTCAGGGTACAGGGTCATCTACTCCAGGAGGGGGGTTGCAGTTGCCGAAAGGATGAACATGACCGGCTGA
- a CDS encoding NAD-dependent epimerase/dehydratase family protein produces METQRILVTGGAGFIGTNLVNELRSRGHEVLAVDLMHTEREDYMRADVREYRQVERIFEDDKFDYVYHLAAEYGRWNGEDYYENLWKTNVIGTKHMLRMQEKLGFRMIFFSSAEVYGDYSGVMSEDVMVKNPISDTYQMNDYAITKWAGELMCMNSAEMFGTETVRVRPVNCYGPHEKYSPYKGFIPIFIYHALHRKPYTVYRGHKRIIDYVEDSVRTFANIVDNFIPGEVYNVGGRTEWEHDIKEYSDMVLEAVGIDDSIVTYRDSEPFTTKVKTMDFSKAIRDLKHDPQVPPEEGIRRTVEWMKWYYRIED; encoded by the coding sequence ATGGAAACTCAGAGGATACTTGTTACCGGTGGAGCCGGATTCATAGGAACAAACCTTGTCAATGAACTCAGGAGCAGGGGCCATGAGGTCCTTGCAGTTGACCTCATGCACACTGAAAGGGAAGATTACATGCGGGCTGACGTCAGGGAGTACCGCCAGGTTGAAAGGATATTCGAGGATGATAAATTTGACTACGTCTACCACCTGGCTGCAGAGTACGGCCGCTGGAACGGTGAGGATTACTATGAGAACCTCTGGAAGACCAACGTCATAGGTACAAAGCACATGCTGAGGATGCAGGAGAAACTGGGCTTCAGGATGATCTTCTTCTCATCAGCGGAAGTCTACGGGGACTACAGCGGGGTTATGAGCGAGGATGTCATGGTTAAAAACCCCATAAGCGACACCTACCAGATGAACGACTACGCCATAACCAAGTGGGCCGGGGAGCTCATGTGCATGAACTCCGCCGAGATGTTCGGCACAGAGACCGTCAGGGTGAGGCCCGTGAACTGCTACGGTCCCCATGAGAAGTACTCACCCTACAAGGGGTTCATACCCATATTCATATACCATGCCCTCCACAGGAAGCCCTACACGGTGTACAGGGGCCATAAGAGGATCATAGACTACGTTGAGGACTCCGTCAGGACCTTCGCCAACATAGTCGACAACTTCATACCCGGCGAGGTCTACAACGTAGGCGGACGCACCGAGTGGGAGCATGACATCAAGGAGTACTCTGACATGGTCCTTGAGGCGGTGGGGATAGACGACTCAATAGTAACCTACAGGGACTCTGAACCCTTCACAACAAAGGTGAAGACAATGGACTTCTCCAAGGCCATAAGGGACCTTAAACATGACCCCCAGGTCCCGCCGGAGGAGGGTATCAGGCGCACGGTTGAATGGATGAAGTGGTACTACCGTATAGAGGATTGA
- a CDS encoding glycosyltransferase family 2 protein, which translates to MKTAAIIPAFNEEVAIGSVVLLSREHVDEVLVVDDGSTDRTASVAEMAGARVLRHHKNLGKGAALKTGFQATDADVIVTLDADGQHDPAEIPKLMEPIIRGEADIVNGSRYLHGTDENTPRYRRVGQKILDTATNISTGLEITDTQSGFRAFSSKTIPHFRFRDPGFVVESEMLADAAEAGLRIMEVEVGVRYDVDGSTRNPVSHGVSVLLRILGDIEVRRPLYYFTLPGLIIGIAGAALTLMFIRDYITGVSVNMGPTIVAVMLTLFGTFFIFTGIILDSMRRMIIHYGR; encoded by the coding sequence ATGAAGACAGCTGCGATTATCCCGGCCTTCAACGAGGAGGTTGCAATAGGCTCGGTGGTCCTCCTCTCACGTGAACACGTGGATGAGGTCCTGGTCGTTGATGACGGGTCCACGGACAGGACCGCCAGTGTGGCGGAGATGGCCGGTGCAAGGGTGCTGAGGCACCATAAGAATCTCGGGAAGGGAGCGGCCCTTAAAACAGGATTCCAGGCAACAGATGCCGATGTGATAGTCACCCTTGATGCCGATGGACAGCATGACCCTGCCGAGATACCGAAACTCATGGAACCCATAATCAGGGGTGAAGCCGACATAGTAAACGGCAGCAGGTACCTCCATGGAACCGACGAGAACACCCCCAGGTACAGGAGGGTGGGGCAGAAGATCCTTGACACCGCAACAAACATCTCAACCGGCCTTGAGATAACAGACACCCAGAGCGGCTTCAGGGCCTTCTCATCAAAGACCATACCCCACTTCAGGTTCAGGGACCCTGGATTTGTGGTTGAAAGCGAGATGCTTGCAGACGCTGCAGAGGCCGGCCTGAGGATCATGGAGGTTGAGGTGGGCGTCAGGTACGACGTGGATGGCTCAACAAGGAACCCTGTAAGCCACGGCGTCTCGGTCCTCCTCAGGATACTCGGGGACATTGAAGTCAGGAGGCCCCTATACTACTTTACCCTCCCGGGCCTCATAATAGGCATCGCAGGCGCTGCACTCACCCTGATGTTCATAAGGGACTACATAACAGGGGTGAGCGTCAACATGGGGCCAACGATAGTGGCTGTCATGCTCACCCTCTTCGGGACCTTCTTCATTTTCACCGGCATAATCCTTGACTCAATGAGGAGGATGATAATCCACTATGGAAGATAA
- a CDS encoding NAD-dependent epimerase/dehydratase family protein, translating into MDEFKVYDGKCVLVTGGAGCVGSNLSGSLAEAGARVIILDNLSSSYEWNIPDHENIEFVRGDILDDEVLKRVFRERPEYVFHLAAHFANQNSVDNPEKDLMVNGLGILKVLEYAQLVGVERFIYSSSGCGVYGLDSEIPFREHDISISLHTPYQVTKLLGELYTNYFHNLYDLPIVNARFFNVFGPGEVPGKYRNVIPNFFYWAMNGQPLPITGDGSETRDWTFVEDIVRGLMAMGVRKEAVGEAINLGSGKEHRVIEMATIINELTENPAGVVYRPRRDWDAKTRLLSSIDKAGELLDYKPQVSFREGLERTHEWFTENWELIKKSAEF; encoded by the coding sequence ATGGATGAATTCAAGGTTTATGATGGTAAATGCGTTCTTGTAACAGGCGGAGCTGGATGTGTCGGGAGCAACCTCTCAGGCAGCCTTGCAGAGGCAGGTGCACGTGTAATCATCCTTGACAACCTCTCATCAAGCTACGAGTGGAACATACCCGACCATGAGAACATAGAGTTCGTCAGGGGAGACATACTGGACGATGAGGTCCTCAAGAGGGTTTTCAGGGAGAGGCCCGAGTACGTCTTCCACCTGGCAGCCCACTTCGCAAACCAAAACAGTGTGGATAACCCTGAAAAGGACCTCATGGTCAACGGCCTCGGTATACTGAAGGTGCTTGAATATGCTCAGCTTGTGGGTGTTGAAAGATTCATCTACTCATCATCAGGCTGCGGTGTCTACGGCCTTGACTCAGAGATACCCTTCAGGGAGCATGACATCTCCATATCCCTCCACACACCCTACCAGGTCACCAAGCTCCTGGGCGAACTCTACACCAACTACTTCCACAACCTCTACGACCTCCCAATAGTGAATGCAAGGTTCTTCAATGTCTTTGGTCCAGGGGAGGTCCCTGGAAAGTACCGTAACGTGATACCCAACTTCTTCTACTGGGCCATGAACGGTCAACCACTCCCCATCACAGGGGACGGCTCAGAGACAAGGGACTGGACCTTCGTGGAGGACATAGTCAGGGGGCTCATGGCAATGGGTGTCAGGAAGGAGGCTGTCGGTGAGGCCATAAACCTCGGCTCAGGCAAGGAGCACAGGGTCATTGAGATGGCCACAATAATCAATGAACTCACAGAAAACCCTGCAGGAGTGGTCTACAGGCCAAGGAGGGACTGGGACGCCAAGACACGACTATTATCATCAATAGACAAGGCAGGGGAACTCCTGGACTACAAACCACAGGTCTCCTTCAGGGAGGGCCTTGAAAGGACCCATGAATGGTTCACCGAAAACTGGGAACTCATAAAGAAGAGTGCGGAGTTTTAG
- a CDS encoding glycosyltransferase, whose product MRILVVQESDWLERNPHQQHHLFDRLSERGHEVRVIDYPIDWRKNERGGLINPRRVYMDQHKVRSSASVDVLRPAHLKLPVLDYLSIPFTHGREIRRQIREFRPDVIVGFGLINSYIAASQARRHGIPFVYYLIDVLYTLIPERAFQGLGRWLMERTIRGADLVLTINRKLDALAVEFGAERTEVIDAGIDLSEFDPHLDGSGVRRKYGVADHEILLFFMGFLYDFAGLKELAAAMAENRDRYPDIKLMVVGDGDACSDLKRIRDENNLETLILTGRQPYTEIPEFLAAADICILPAYIDEEIMQDIVPIKLYEYLAMAKPVIATRLPGIVMEFGEGNGIHYIERPEETLEVASGLAGRLREEGMKGRRFVESNDWETITDRFEGVLEDLIRG is encoded by the coding sequence ATGAGGATACTGGTTGTGCAGGAATCAGACTGGCTGGAGAGGAATCCCCACCAGCAGCACCACCTCTTCGACAGGCTCTCTGAGAGGGGCCATGAGGTGAGGGTCATAGACTACCCCATCGACTGGAGGAAGAATGAGAGGGGCGGACTTATAAACCCCAGGAGGGTCTACATGGACCAGCACAAGGTCCGGAGCAGCGCCTCAGTGGATGTTTTAAGGCCCGCACACCTCAAGCTACCGGTCCTCGACTACCTCTCCATACCCTTCACCCATGGACGTGAGATAAGAAGACAGATAAGGGAGTTCAGACCCGACGTTATCGTGGGATTTGGACTTATAAACTCATACATTGCAGCATCACAGGCCAGGAGGCACGGGATACCATTCGTCTATTACCTCATCGATGTGCTCTACACCCTGATACCTGAAAGGGCCTTCCAGGGCCTTGGAAGGTGGCTCATGGAGAGGACCATCAGGGGGGCTGACCTTGTACTCACCATAAACCGTAAACTGGATGCCCTTGCAGTGGAGTTCGGGGCAGAAAGGACAGAGGTTATAGATGCAGGGATAGACCTATCAGAATTCGACCCCCACCTTGACGGGTCAGGGGTGAGGAGGAAGTACGGTGTGGCCGACCATGAGATCCTCCTCTTCTTCATGGGATTCCTCTATGACTTCGCCGGCCTCAAGGAACTTGCAGCAGCAATGGCAGAGAACAGGGACCGGTACCCTGACATAAAACTGATGGTTGTGGGTGACGGAGACGCCTGCAGTGACCTTAAAAGGATAAGGGATGAGAACAACCTTGAAACCCTCATACTCACAGGAAGACAGCCCTACACCGAGATACCTGAGTTTCTTGCAGCTGCAGATATCTGCATACTCCCCGCCTACATCGATGAGGAGATAATGCAGGACATTGTACCCATAAAACTCTATGAGTACCTTGCAATGGCAAAGCCGGTGATAGCCACAAGGCTACCCGGGATAGTCATGGAGTTCGGTGAGGGTAACGGCATACACTACATAGAAAGGCCTGAGGAGACCCTTGAGGTTGCATCAGGACTTGCAGGGAGACTCAGGGAGGAGGGTATGAAGGGAAGGCGCTTCGTGGAATCAAACGACTGGGAGACCATAACCGACCGATTTGAAGGGGTTCTTGAGGATCTCATAAGGGGGTGA
- a CDS encoding glycosyltransferase family 2 protein → MAAERIVTVIPALNEERTIESVARGALSHGDVIVVDDGSTDRTSELAARAGARVIRHERNLGKGAALKTGIREALRGSYDVIVFMDADGQHDPSLIPDLASAINGGDFVIGSRFIERNHHTMPVQRRLSNRLTTWILRFATGYSITDSQSGFRAISSRYAHLILDLPYDDYVYESEAICETSRHRLRIAEVPITCCYGDEKSYIGLGDVIQYIKFIIKLFLRRFNPGRG, encoded by the coding sequence ATGGCTGCTGAAAGGATAGTCACGGTGATACCCGCCCTCAATGAGGAGAGGACCATAGAGTCCGTTGCAAGGGGGGCCCTCAGCCACGGTGATGTTATAGTGGTGGATGACGGGAGCACAGACCGGACATCTGAACTTGCAGCAAGGGCCGGTGCAAGGGTCATAAGACATGAAAGGAACCTGGGGAAGGGGGCGGCCCTTAAAACGGGTATAAGGGAGGCCCTCCGGGGCTCCTATGATGTCATTGTATTCATGGATGCCGATGGACAGCATGACCCCTCCCTCATACCGGACCTTGCCTCTGCAATCAACGGGGGCGACTTTGTGATAGGTTCAAGGTTCATTGAGAGGAACCACCACACCATGCCGGTACAGAGGCGCCTCTCAAACAGGCTCACAACATGGATCCTGAGATTTGCAACAGGTTACAGTATAACGGACAGCCAGAGCGGGTTCAGGGCCATATCTTCAAGATACGCGCACCTGATACTTGATTTACCCTATGATGACTACGTCTATGAATCAGAGGCCATCTGTGAGACATCAAGGCACAGGTTGAGGATAGCTGAGGTCCCCATAACATGCTGCTATGGTGATGAAAAGTCATATATAGGTTTGGGCGACGTAATCCAGTACATTAAGTTCATAATAAAGCTCTTTTTAAGGAGATTCAATCCTGGACGGGGCTGA
- a CDS encoding UPF0104 family protein: MILLVIFWIGPSRIIYSVSRADLLIILMALAVHIMVLAVRGLRWGFIIGQTGRFRVNFIVKTIGLFAGNLSPMRSAGEVMNALAGKKLNGIQLSEGLSAGLTERFFDLGIGGFLLIAAAVLMPQVRIAALFGAVLSLLITYLIYLVNWREEKGLKIYERIHSLLERLPISERTLDNLYVKLTEGIRNMIGYTRAYSNFTSILVIFSLSLLSWLMECLRLYLVFLAFGVEVAFSAVIIIFLLANLIGILSALPGGMGSMEVSLTALFVLFGVQGSVAGSIAIVDRLISFWFVTALGVVFSFYYARDILEEVKSGILDVKS, translated from the coding sequence TTGATCTTACTTGTAATATTCTGGATAGGACCATCCAGGATCATCTATTCAGTATCAAGGGCCGACTTGCTCATTATCCTCATGGCCCTCGCAGTCCACATCATGGTCCTTGCAGTCAGGGGCCTCAGGTGGGGCTTCATAATAGGCCAGACAGGAAGGTTCAGGGTGAACTTCATAGTTAAGACCATAGGACTCTTTGCAGGTAACCTGAGCCCCATGAGGAGTGCAGGGGAGGTTATGAATGCACTTGCAGGTAAAAAACTCAACGGCATCCAGCTATCAGAGGGCCTCTCAGCCGGCCTCACAGAGAGGTTCTTTGACCTTGGCATCGGAGGCTTCCTTCTTATAGCTGCAGCGGTCCTCATGCCGCAGGTAAGGATAGCCGCACTCTTTGGTGCAGTTCTCTCCCTGCTTATAACCTACCTGATCTACCTGGTTAACTGGAGGGAGGAGAAGGGTCTGAAGATCTATGAGAGGATACACTCCCTCCTTGAGAGACTCCCGATCTCAGAGAGAACCCTTGATAACCTTTACGTGAAGCTGACTGAGGGTATACGGAACATGATAGGGTATACCAGGGCCTACTCGAATTTCACATCAATACTGGTTATATTCAGCCTCTCACTGCTATCATGGCTCATGGAGTGCCTGAGGCTCTACCTGGTCTTCCTTGCCTTCGGTGTTGAGGTTGCCTTCTCTGCGGTTATCATAATATTCCTCCTGGCAAACCTCATAGGCATACTCTCAGCACTCCCCGGTGGTATGGGTTCAATGGAGGTCTCCCTCACGGCCCTGTTTGTCCTTTTCGGTGTTCAGGGTTCGGTTGCAGGGAGCATAGCCATTGTGGATCGCCTCATATCCTTCTGGTTCGTAACTGCCCTCGGCGTGGTCTTCTCATTCTACTATGCAAGGGACATCCTTGAGGAGGTCAAATCAGGCATACTCGATGTTAAATCATGA